One Thermococcus eurythermalis DNA segment encodes these proteins:
- a CDS encoding phosphatase PAP2 family protein, with amino-acid sequence MEPLVSRLRDREVIVRLNAFLLSYLGWMAFSLLYIYMGRKSVDITQEFLKLPLTSKPFVLALLEYTRSIVPLYLILKWVYYFGFAGSIAFMVFYVLIYLRDLEAADKLLARYLLAYAGAGIVYLIFHIYAPHYVYQIQGYPVKDTLLTRQEFVLPSLHNTFAAIHILTVWKYRKRLGGKAVIVINTLIPFSTVFLAHHWVYDVLTGFLLAGLVSRITDDTRLRIPERIHRLETKSLRAITMLNFTLAALVLIVALYPQKWLMVVRSLLGQP; translated from the coding sequence ATGGAACCACTCGTCTCAAGACTTCGGGACAGAGAAGTCATCGTGAGGCTCAACGCATTCCTCCTCAGCTACCTTGGATGGATGGCGTTCAGCCTTCTGTACATCTACATGGGCAGGAAAAGCGTTGACATTACCCAGGAGTTCTTAAAGCTCCCTCTCACATCGAAGCCCTTTGTCCTCGCGCTTCTGGAGTACACCCGCTCCATCGTTCCCCTTTATCTGATTCTCAAATGGGTCTACTACTTCGGGTTCGCAGGGTCAATAGCGTTCATGGTGTTCTACGTCCTGATATACCTGCGCGACCTGGAGGCTGCAGACAAGCTCCTTGCGAGGTACCTGCTGGCCTACGCTGGGGCCGGAATTGTCTATCTAATCTTCCACATCTACGCACCCCACTACGTTTACCAGATTCAGGGATATCCGGTAAAGGACACCCTCCTGACCAGGCAGGAGTTCGTACTGCCCTCCCTCCACAACACCTTCGCGGCGATACACATCCTCACAGTCTGGAAGTACCGGAAGCGCCTGGGGGGCAAGGCGGTGATAGTGATAAACACCCTGATACCGTTCTCGACGGTCTTCCTAGCCCACCACTGGGTCTACGACGTCCTCACAGGCTTCCTCCTAGCGGGGTTGGTCTCCAGGATAACCGACGACACGAGGCTCAGGATTCCCGAGAGGATACACCGCCTCGAGACGAAATCCCTCAGGGCAATCACGATGCTGAACTTCACCCTCGCCGCGCTGGTGCTCATTGTGGCCCTGTACCCCCAGAAGTGGCTCATGGTGGTCAGGAGTCTCCTCGGCCAGCCCTGA
- a CDS encoding HAD family hydrolase, whose product MEIPGYGKLKFGAVLFDLNGTLGVEGRVPEDVKKLLVKLADRCTVVILSADTFGTLEEEFKGLPVRIERVSTGAEKAEIAEGYAPYVAIGNGNNDVAMLERAELGFCVIGKEGAAVDALLASDVVVTDVRDAIEMLLDERKLIATLRG is encoded by the coding sequence GTGGAAATACCTGGCTACGGAAAACTTAAGTTCGGCGCGGTTCTCTTCGACCTCAACGGGACACTTGGGGTTGAGGGGAGAGTTCCGGAGGACGTTAAGAAGCTCCTCGTGAAGCTTGCTGACCGCTGCACGGTCGTCATTCTTAGTGCCGACACCTTTGGGACGCTGGAGGAGGAGTTTAAAGGGCTCCCCGTTAGGATCGAACGGGTCTCAACTGGGGCAGAAAAGGCCGAGATAGCCGAAGGCTACGCCCCCTATGTGGCCATAGGCAACGGGAACAACGACGTTGCGATGCTCGAAAGAGCTGAGTTAGGGTTCTGCGTGATTGGAAAGGAAGGTGCGGCAGTTGATGCCCTCCTCGCGAGCGACGTGGTCGTTACCGACGTGAGGGACGCGATAGAGATGCTCCTCGACGAGAGAAAGCTGATAGCGACCCTGAGGGGGTGA
- a CDS encoding YigZ family protein, with protein MDYRTLKGIGTAELVIKKSVFIGYASPANTEEEAKAFIERIKAHHSDATHNVSAYLINDGKNFAVRYDDDGEPKGSAGKPVLNVIQNKGLSNVVVVVTRYFGGIKLGYGGLVKAYSDAASLAIENAGVVEVYETERFEVTFPYNLFHTVKETIENYGGRVVGEDYGALVAFTVETRKGEADGLMELLTEKTRGRARLRRLFMSSFEGSL; from the coding sequence ATGGACTACAGGACGCTGAAGGGCATCGGGACTGCCGAGCTGGTCATTAAAAAGTCTGTGTTCATAGGCTACGCTTCCCCAGCAAACACCGAAGAAGAAGCCAAAGCCTTCATCGAGAGAATCAAGGCCCACCACAGCGACGCGACGCACAACGTCTCCGCTTACCTCATCAACGACGGGAAGAACTTTGCCGTCCGCTACGATGACGACGGCGAGCCCAAGGGCTCGGCGGGAAAACCAGTACTCAATGTTATACAGAACAAGGGGCTGAGCAACGTCGTCGTTGTCGTTACGCGCTACTTCGGAGGCATAAAGCTCGGCTACGGTGGGCTCGTCAAGGCTTACAGTGACGCGGCAAGCCTTGCAATCGAGAACGCGGGGGTAGTTGAGGTTTACGAGACGGAGCGCTTCGAGGTCACCTTCCCCTACAACCTCTTCCACACGGTCAAGGAGACAATCGAGAACTACGGGGGACGGGTCGTTGGTGAGGACTACGGAGCGCTGGTGGCGTTCACCGTAGAGACTAGGAAGGGCGAGGCCGATGGGCTGATGGAGCTCCTGACAGAAAAGACACGGGGGAGAGCAAGGCTGAGGAGGCTCTTTATGAGCTCGTTTGAGGGGAGCCTTTAG